From the Paenibacillus tianjinensis genome, the window GCAGATTGTTTGAGGTTACGGCAGAGCATGAAATTGTCTGGGAATATATCTCCCCTTATAAAGACGGCAGAAACACCAACATGGTCTACCGCTCCTACCGTGTGCCTTACAGCTGGGTACCGCAGCTTGAGAAACCGCAGGAAACGGAGATTGAGCCCATCGATGTAACCAGCTTCAGAGTACCGGGTGCCGCACCCAAGGGATCAGATTCAGTAGTAAGTGTCGCCACAACCCTGCCGTTCATGGAGGGCGCCGCTTGTGTGGCAACCGCAGAAGAGGGCGTTCTTCAGAAAAAAGGCTAGATCACTAATTAAGCGAAGAGGTGCATCGTTTTGAAAAAATCATGGTACGGTTCAGCATTCCTGCTCTTATCTATATCTCTTGTTGTTATCCTGTCTGGCTGCAGCTCCAAGGGAGATGCGGCTGCCTCTGGAGAGGCTGCGGGCAATCAGCCGAAGACACTGAAGATCAAAATCGCCGACACCAACACTAACCCGGTTTTCCGGGTAGCGGCGGATAAAGGCTTTTTCAAAAAGCATGGCATCGACGCTGAAATCATCACCTTCGCTTCGCCGGCGGAAGGGGTTAACGCACTGTTCATTAAACAGGTGGATGTAGCATACGGTGCAGACTTTCCGGTGCTGAACGCGGTGTCCAAGGGCGGCTATTCGATTATCGCGTCTGCCGGCCAGGCTACCGATCAGGCTGCTGCGGCCTGGAAGCTCTACGTAAGGGACGATATCCAGTCTGCGGCTGATCTGAAGGGCAAGAATCTCAGCTTCATCCGGGGAACATTTATTCCATATCTGTGGGATGAGTACCTGAAGGAGCAGGGGATTGCGCTGAGTGATGTGACGTTAACCGGACAGGGCGGTTTTGACGAAGCTTTTATTGCCCTGAAACAGGGTGACATTGACGCAGCATGGGTGATCGGGTCGGCGCTGGTGGATAAGCTGGCTGCGCTCCAAGGTGTACATGAGCTAAGCGATATGTCCAAAACCCCTGTGCGGCTGGGCATGGGACTTGTGAGCGGAGACGAGTTTGTCAAGGCGAATCCCAAGGGTATCGGTGAATTCCTGGCAGCAGTGGATGAGGCCTCCGCCTACGCCCAGGCCCATCCTGACGAAGTGGCGGATCTTATGTATGCGGAAGTGAAGCAGCCGAAGGAGAATACGCTGAAGGATCTGCCTCTGAATCCTTGGATTATCGGCTTTACCCCTGCTGCTTATGACAGTCTGGCCGGCCAGAAGAAATACATGATTGATGCGGGAATCATCGAGAAGGACTTCGATCTGGAGAGCACGCTGAATCTGGAGCCGCTGAAGCAGGTTCTGCCGGATACAGTGACTTACGGGAAATAGCTTGAACTTGAAATATAACATTTAAGGAAAAGTGGCGGAAGGGAATTTTGGAACTGTAGGAGCGGTGGCAATCTATATAAGCCTCTGCTTCCGAAGCAAGTTTTGAACGAAGCTAAGCCAGGAAGCAACGCTCACAAAACTTTTAGGAGGTGTCCAAATGTCTACACTAGTGAGTCAGAGCCAGCACACCATTCAGATTGAGAAGCTCCGGAAAAGCTATAGTGAGCAGACAGCCGGAGACGTTCATTACATTATCAAAGATGTGAATCTTGTGATCAGAGGCGGCGAATTCTTCGTTCTGCTCGGCCCGAGCGGCTGCGGGAAATCGACACTGCTGAATATGATCGCGGGGTTTGTCTCCAAATCCGGGGGCAATCTGAAGGTGGATAATGTTGAGATCGACAGACCGGGCAGAGACCGTGCGGTGGTGTTCCAGCAGGCGGATTCCTCCCTGTTCCCATGGCTGACCGTTCGTGAGAACGTGGAATTCGGACTCAGGATGAAGAAGACGCCCAAAGCGGAACGCCGCAGGATATCTGACCGCTACATCGGACTTGTCGGGCTGAACGGGCATGAGGAGAAGTTCCCGAAGGAATTGTCCGGAGGCATGAAGCAGCGGGTGCAGCTGGCCCGAGTACTGGCGAATGATCCGGCGATTCTTCTGATGGATGAACCCTTCGGCGCCCTGGATGCGATGACCCGGCGGACGATGCAGAAGGAGCTGGTCAACATCTGGCGGGAAACGCATAAGACGGTTATTTTCGTAACGCATGATATTCAGGAGGCTTTGCTGCTGGGAGAGCGAATTGGCATTATGTCCGTTGGTCCTTCATCCAACATTACTGATATTTATGACAATGCGCTGCCGTTTCCGCGGGATGTGGCCTCACCGGAATTCTACTCGCTCTATAACCAAATTCAAGGACATTTCGAAGAATAGGATAAGGGGGTGACACCTGATGAAATGGGTGGAGAAAAAATGGGTCTCCGTCTCCCTGCTGTGGATTGTCGCGCTCGGCATCTGGCAGCTGGGCGCCGCAATATACGGGCCTGATGTGATCCCCGGTCCGTGGGCTACGCTAAAAGGCGGGCGGGAGCTGGTGAGCGACGGCACCCTGATGCAGTATATCGGAATCAGCTTTTACCGGGTGCTGGTAGGCTGGGTGCTGGGCAGTCTGCTGGCAATTCCGGTCGGGCTGATCATCGGGAAGGTGAATATCATCCGGATTTTTGCCGAGCCGTTTCTGAATTTTATCCGTTTTATTCCGCCGATCGCCTTCATCACCCTGTTCCTGGTCTGGTTCGGCATCGGCGAGCAGTCAAAAATCGCTCTGATCCTGTACGCGACCTTCTTCATCGTGGTGCTGAATACGCTGACCGGCGTAATGTCGGTGGAGGAGGACAAAATCCGTTCCGCCCGCAGCATGGGGGCCAGTGAATGGCAGATCCTGCTGCATGTGATTGTTCCGGCGACAACGCCTTATATTTTCACCGGGATACGGCTGGCGATGGGGACCTCCTACATGGCAATTATCGGCGCCGAGATGATTGCCTCGAACGAAGGCGTGGGCTATCTGATCTGGAACTCCCGCCTGTTCTTCCGCACGGACTGGATTTTTGTGGGGCTGTTCTGTCTGGGCTTTATGGGCTTCTTCACCGACCGGCTGTTCGGCTGGTTCGGCCGCAAGGTGCTGTACCGCTATGGTGTAGTCAGTGTGGCGGCGCGGAAGCGCTAGCTGGTTGAAGAACAGGTATATATTTTCTTATAGTAGAATATCTGTATTAAAAAGCTGCCGAGAAAATCTCGACAGCTTTTTGCAATCCGGGTAGATCATATTTGAGCAAAGGTTCATAACCATCTTAAATTATTTTTTTGTATCGATGCTTTTCTGCATGACCCAGCAAATAAAGAAATGCAAAAGCCGGTATTCTCATGATAGGCGTATGACCAAAAAGCCCGAAATCATCACTGTTTTTTGTAATTAATAGTGACGCCGCAGGTCCATCTTTTTGTGACCAGTCTACGATTGCTTCGGTTTCCTTAAGACGAGAATCTTCGCGATATTTCACTTCGATCAGAATTTTGGAACTGGGTAACATAATAACAATATCAATTTCTTTTTGAGTCCCGGAATCCCTGTAGTATCCAACTCGGGGATTAAAATTATAGTAAAATGTACTGATATGTTTATAAACTGCAGATTCTACGATCTTTCCCATTTGATCCGGGTCTTGAAGGACTTCTTCTCCTTTTACAAGTACCGCGTTGCGAATTGCAGGATCGGCTAGATAAACCTTTGGTTTTGAGTTAAGAAGTTTTTTTCCAGTCATTTGTACAGGGTAGCTCATATAAATGAGGTTTGCCAGTTCTAAAAGAGTCATATATTTCACAACTGTTGGTCGCGTAATTCCCATATTACTTGCAATGGTGGTTGCCTCCATGATGTCACCGGTTGTCATACATAGATATAAGAATATTCGTTCCAGCTCATCAATATTTCTAACATTAAATAGAGAAACCATATCCCGCTTCAATACTTTATCTACAACGTCTTCCCTAATGATTCTTTGAGCATAGCTAATGTCGTCAGTCCGGGCAATTTCAGGGAATCCACCAATTAGAAGATAGCGGTGAAAATGTTTTTCTACAGGCTCCAAATCTTTCATAAGCTGTGTTAACTCTGCAGATGTCATCGTACTTAACGATGTGGGTCCTATAGCTTTATCTATTGAAGGAACTGGAATCTCCCTAATTTCCAGATATTCATAAAATGAAAGGGTAGGGATTCTGATTTGTGTCCATCTTCCTACTCCACTCTCCGGCATCTTTTCACTTAGTATAGGACTTGCTGACCCTGTTGCCATGACCCGGTAAGTAGGGAAAGTATCATATATGGTTTTAAGCCATCCATTCCAATCATGTGCATATTGAATTTCATCTAAGAAAAGATAGATGTGCTCATCTATGGCAACATTGTTAATGAAAATTTTTAGGATTTTGTCCATCTCAGACATTTTCAATATTGGGTGATCAAAAGAAACATATATTACATTCTTTTGGGGTACATTCGCATTCAGTAAATCATGAATTGTCTGATACATTATAGTAGATTTCCCAACACGGCGGGGACCGGTCAGAATGACATGGCGACGAATATCAATATGTTCAAAGCTTTGCTTGGCATCGTAGTAAGCGAAACGTTTGGTAGGCTTAGCAAAGTCGTCGGGAACCTTTCCAGTCTCCCACCATTTATTAAAACCTCTGAGCACTTGTAGTATACTTTCCTCCGTTATGAGATCTTTCATTCTATGCACCCGCCCTTATTAGTGGTAATCATATTATACAATATTGACCGAAAAAGTATAATTATACTTTACAAAAGTTGAATTTCTGATGAAGACACTCTACGTTAAGGTCAACTATTATCAATGTGAAGAGGCTTGATGGGACTATTTTGTTTACAAATGTTTCTATTTCACTTAATGCCCGGCAAATACTGGCCCCATATACTTCAGTTGGGCAGCGAATAGCTTGGAACAGAGAGAACGCCCGCAAATAAGAATTTAGGAGTGAACGGGAAATCATGAAAAAGAGATTCAAACAGCAGTTGTCTATGGGTCTGATGTTGTCCTTGCTCGTCCTCTTGCTTGCCGCTTGTTCCAACTCGGAGGCCAAGGCTGATGAAACCGGGAATTCTGCAGGAACGGAGCTGAGCTTAAGCGAAATTGAAGCCGCCGCCAAAACGGAGGGTGCTGTGGTCAGCGTAGGCATGCCGGATTCCTGGGCCAACTGGAAGGATACGTGGACTGATATTACAGGGAAGTATGGAATTACACATACAGATACAGATATGTCGAGCGCAGAGGAAATTGCCAAGTTCGAGGCAGAAAAGGACAAGCCGACAGCCGATATCGGGGATGTTGGGATTGCCTTCGGTCCCGTTGCGGTGGATAAAGGGGTAACCCTGCCATATAAAACCTCCTATTGGGATGAGATTCCCGATTGGGCCAAGGATAAGGACGGAAACTGGATTGTCGGCTATCAGGGAAGCATCGCCTTCCTGACCAACACTAAGCTGGTGGCCGATCCGCCGAAAAGCTGGGAGGACCTGAAGAACGGCAGCTACAAAATCATCGTCGGCGATGTGACGAAAGCCGCGCAGGCGCAGATGGCGGTGCTCGCCGCAGCAATTGCTTTTGGCGGGGATGAGACGAATATTGAGCCGGGAATTGCTTTTTTTGAGGATTTGGCTAAAAAAGGCCGGCTCTCCAATGCCGAAGCTTCACTCGCCAACATCGAGAAGGGCGAAGTGGAAATGACGCTGCTCTGGGATTTCAATGCGCTGAATTACCGGGATCAGATCGGCAAGGACGGCTTTGACGTCGCCATTCCGCAGGAGGGCAGTGTTGTGAGCGGGTATGCGACAATCATCAATAAATGGGCACCCCATCCGAATGCTGCCAAGCTGATCCGCGAGTACATCCTTAGTGATGAGGGCCAGATTAATCTGGCCAAGGGCTACGCCCGGCCGATCCGCGACAGCGTCAAGCTGCCCGAAGATGTAGCGGCTAAGCTGCTGCCGAAAGAGGAATATGTCAACGCTAAGCCGGTCAGCGACTACAAGGCATGGGAAGAAACGGCGAAGAGCATCCCGCAGCTGTGGCAGGAACGTGTGCTTGTGCATTTGAACTAAATGAAGAAGATGAAACAGAGACAACGCGGGGTCATTCTGGCCCTGCTTCCCTTTGTGCTGATGGTGCTCGCTTTTCAGGTAGTCCCCCTGCTGTCCATGCTGACAGGCAGCTTTCGCAGGGAGGACGGAACCGGGTTTACGCTGGGTAATTATCTTCATGCTGTGCAGAGCGCTTACTATATGCAGGCGATCAAGAACAGCCTGCTGATCTCTGTCGCCTCCAGTGTGATCGGTATCGTGGCCGGCCTGCTGTGTGCCTACTGCATCACCCGGTTTACCCCGGCGGTGCGGGATAGGCTGCTGATGCTCTCGAATATGACCTCGAATTTTGCCGGAGTGCCGCTTGCGTTTGCTTATATTATTCTGCTCGGCAACAATGGCGTTTTTACGCTGCTGTTCAAGCAGTGGGGCTGGAGCGTATTCTCGGATTTTAACCTCTACAGCTGGTCCGGACTGATTCTGGTCTATGTCTATTTCCAGATTCCGCTGGCCTTGCTGCTGCTGTATCCGGCTTTTTACGGCATCCGGGAACAGTGGAAGGAAGCGGCTGCTCTGCTCGGAGCAGGCTCCTGGCAATTCTGGAGAACCGTAGGCCTGCCGGTGCTGTCACCGGCAATCTTCGGGACGCTGGGCATCCTCTTCGCTAACGCGATGGGGGCTTACGCGACAGCCTACGCGCTGGTCGGCGGCAACTATAATCTGCTGGCCGTCCGTATCGGCTCACTGGTTGCCGGAGATGTGGTGACCCAGCCGCAGATGGGCAGCACACTGGCTGTTCTGCTGGCTCTGAGTACTCTGCTGGCCGTTTATCTCAATCAGCGGATGGTCCGGCTAACCGAAGGTTTTACCAGCAAACCGCCCCGGAAACGGGCCTGGCGGAGAGAAGCTTCAGCAGGCATACGGGCTGCGGCCCTGGAGGAGGCGGGACAATGAACACACGGCGGAGCGGGCTTGCCCCGCGTACGTTTATGCTGCTGCTCATGGTCTATTTGCTGCTGCCGTTGCTGGCAACGGGGTTGTACGCTTTTGCAGAGAACTGGCAGAACACCCTGCTGCCTGAAGCCTGGACCTTCGGCTGGTTTGGCGAGATGTTTAAGGACATCCGCTTCCTGGAGGCGTTGTGGACTTCGCTGTATCTGTGTCTGATCACTGTAGTCTTGAGCCTCGCGGTCATGCTGCCTTCCGTGTTTGTGATCACGGTTTATTTTCCGCGCTGGGAGAGCTTTATGAAGGGGATTGTTGTTCTGCCTTATGCCGTACCCGGTGTAGTAGCCGCCGTGGGTCTGATCCGAGCGTATTCCTCAGGCCCCCTGAATATTTCGGGAACCGCCTATTTGCTGGTCGGGGCTTATTTTGTGGTCATTCTTCCCTATATGTATCAGGGTATCCGCAACAGCCTGCTGAGCGTATCCGCCGTTGAACTGCTGAATGCCGCTGAACTGCTGGGTGCGCGCCGCCGGAGCGCTTTTGTGAATGTGATTCTGCCGAATATCTGGCCGGGTGTTATCGTATCCGCGCTGCTCTCGTTCTCTGTGCTGTTCGGGGAGTTTGTGCTGACGAATATGCTGGTCGGCGGTCACATTCAGACGATTCAGGTGTATCTGTACAGGCGGGTCGGGGAGAGCGGACATTTGGCCAGCACGATCGCCATTTCTTATTTTGTATTCATTCTTCTGCTGTCGGCGCTGCTGATGCGGCTGGGGACGCTGGGAAAGAGATAGCTCATGTGGAGGAGGGAATGACCGGATGAACGATTACTTGAAGCTTGAGGGGATCCGCAAAAGGTTCGGGGATGCCCAGGTGCTGAATGGGGTGGATCTGAGTGTCGCCGAAGGGGAACTTGTCACGCTGCTCGGTCCGTCCGGCTGCGGAAAAAGCACGCTGCTGCGCTGCATCGCCGGCCTGGCCGAGCTGGATGGCGGCAGCATTGTGCTGGAGCGGCGGGAGCTGACGAGCCTGCCGCCGCGCAGCAGGGATGTGGGCATGGTGTTCCAGTCCTATGCGCTGTTCCCCAATCTGACCGTCAGCCAGAATGTGGAATACGGGATGCGCATGCGCGGGATGGCTCCTGCGGCGCGGCGCAGCCGCTGCCGGGAGCTGCTCGCGATGGTCGATCTTGAAGAGAAGCGCGATATGTATCCGCAATCGCTATCCGGGGGCCAGCAGCAGCGGGTGGCGCTGGCCCGCTCGCTCGCCGTCCAGCCTAAGCTGCTGCTGCTTGACGAGCCGCTCAGCGCACTCGACGCCAAGATCCGCAAGAACCTGCGGGCGGAGATCCGCCAGATCCAGCGGAGGCTGGGGATGACGACGCTGTTCGTTACCCATGACCAGGAAGAGGCGCTCATTCTGTCGGACCGGATCTGCATTATGAACCAGGGCCGGATTGTTCAGGAGGGCTCACCGGAGCAGCTGTATACAGCGCCGCGGACGGAATTTGCCGCCCGGTTCATGGGCAGCTACAATGTGCTGACCCGGGCCGAAGCGCTGACGCTGTTCCGCAGCGTGCGCAGCACAGCGGACAGCTTCGCGATCCGGCCCGAAGCACTTAGGCTGCTGCCGGACGGGGAGAAGCCGGAGGATGACATGGACGGCATGATTGCAGTGAAAGGGACGGTACAGTCTGTGTCTGTGCTCGGCAATATTATCCGGGCTGTCGTGGAGGCGGCGGGAATTTGCCTAACCGTAGATTTACTGAATGACGGACGCTGGCTGCGCGTGCGGGAGGACGAGGCAGTTACCCTTATGCTGGACCCGGCCCAGCTGCTGCAGCTGGAACAGGAGGGAGTCTGACGATGACGGAATCAGCGAATAAGCTTATCGTCGTGGTGCTGGACGGACTGCGGTACGATGCAGCCCGCAAATATATGGGTTACTTGGAGCATCTGGTGGAGCAGGGCCGCATGTCCTGCTGCAGTGTACAGTCCGAGCTGCCCAGTCTCTCGCGGCCTCTGTATGAAGTGCTGCTGACGGGGACGCCGGTGTCGAAGAACGGAATCACCGCCAATCATATTGTCAGAATGAGCCAGGAAGAGAGTGTCTTTCATCTTGCTGTTGCCGCCAATCTGCGCACAGCTGCAGCGGCCTATCACTGGGTCAGCGAGCTGTATAGCTCTGCGCCGTTTGATCCTGTTGCCGACCGCCATCAGCACAATGTCCTGAAGCCAATCCAGCATGGCAGCTTTTACTTTGAGGATCATTATCCGGACAGTCATGTATTCGCCGATGCTGAATATTTACGCACTGCCTATGATCCGCATTTTCTCTATATTCACCCGATGAATATTGATGATGCCGGACACCGCTCCGGCGGGGAGAGTAAGGAGTATGAGCTGGCGGTCCGCAGGGCGGACGGGCTGCTCGCCACACTGCTGCCGAAGTGGACGGAAGAAGGCTATACAGTGATCGTGACGGCAGATCATGGGATGAACGCTAACGGGTGTCATGGCGGCGTAACGCCGGCTGAACGGGTGGTGCCGCTGTACATGTACGGTGTGGAAGGACTGCTGCCAGACAAATCTGCCGGGACGCTGCCCCAGCTGCTGCTCGCCTCGTTAATGTGCCATTGCCTGGGAATCGCACCGTCTAAAGCGATGACCACGGAGGGGCTGCCGCCTTTTGTACCGGCGGCACCTCATCAGGAGGAAGAGCAGGCTGCAAGGTGGTAGCACGGAAATTGCCGGGTTGCTGATTTGCTGAATCAGGGACAGCTCAGCTCCTTCACGTCTAAACCGTCCGGAAAGATTCCGGGCGGTTTTATTCCTTGCTCAACATGTACATGTGCACCGCCGTTTTGGCTGCACCGATGGAAGAGGCGGCAAGACTGATGGATTAGTTGGATTTCCTCCACCTAAATTTACCTGGGCGGGATGAATAGTGACGCTAGTTGGATTTTCGCCACCTAATCCCTCCAGTATGGGCATAAAACAGCATTTCTCAGGGGATTAGGTGGAGGTTTTTTCCGCTAAACCACGATGTTAGGCGAAATTGGGTGAATTAGCTGGAAGTTTTCCCGCTAATGTCTGGTCAGATGGTAGCGTCAAGATCTTTCAGGGGACGGCTTTCTTTCCTATTCATGCTATAATGGGGAATATTGCGTATGGCATTTTGAAAGGGGCAGCAGCCTGATGGAAGTTACCGCACAAGAGGTAGCGGAATGGATGGTCAAGGAGATCCGTTTTACCGGAACCCTGTACCAGACCGCCGCGATTGAATATGTTAAGGCCAATTTCGGCGAACAGTTTGTGTATGTTAATGAGAACGGGAATGCCTCGCTGTCTAAGGACGTGAAGAAGGCTTTCCGTAAGCTGCACGGCGGAAGAATCGCCTGGGACCGCGACGGTTTTTTGTGGGCCTGGACATGAAGCAGGAAGGACCATTGCCATGACGGCAATGGTCCTTCTTTATGCAATGAGATGAGACAGGCCTGAGGACCTGAGGAAGTCCGGTTCTTACACAGGCACCTCCCGGGTGCTTTTCTCCATGGGCGAGCTGCACAGCGGGCAGGGCTTGGAGGCCAAATGATCCTCGGCCCCGCCTGCCTTCATCCGGGTCCAGCCGGGGCAGCTTGTGCCGGTACAGTTCCAGACCGGAACGGTATGCATCCGTACATTCGCTCCGCTGCCGGAGGAATACGATCTGGACACGCCGGTTCTGGTTGCCGCCACAGAAGCAGGCGCGGGCCGGGAAGGGGCGGCTGCTGCGCGGAAGGCGGACAGCATAAAGCGGGAGACTTCCGCTTTCTTCCCCCGGTGTCTGGCCGGTGAGCTGATGAACAGCTCCTCCCGGGCCCTAGTGACGGCTACGTAGGCGAGCCGCCGTTCCTCTTCCAGTGCGGCAAAGCCGGACTCACTGTGGGTCTTGAAGGCCCCGGCTGCCGGAGGCTTGGCAGTCTTCCGGTCCTTCAGCCGCTCGCCTTCGAGCGCCGAACTGTGGGGAAGAATGCCTTCCGATGCGCCGATCAGGAAGACAACGGGGAACTCCAGTCCCTTGGATTTGTGAATGGTCATCAGCGCAATCCGGTTGCCCTGCTCCTTCAGGCCGGGCTGGCGGCTCAGCTCATTCCGCTCGGTAATGTTCGCAATGAATTCGAGGAAGACCGGGATGCTGTCGAACCGTTCTGCTGAGGATTCCAGCTCGTCCAGCATTTCCTTGAGCGTCTCACGGTGCAGTGTAGCCTGGTGCCGTTCATTGGCTTCAATGAAATAGTCATAGAAGTTCGTGCGGATCTGGCGGATTGCCTGCACCGGTGTTAACGCCGCCAGACCGCGGATCAGCTCCAGCCGGTCCCGCAGCTTAGCGCCTTTGAAATCCTCCATGCCTGGCAGCGACAGGAGATGGATCAGCGGTCCTTGCTTGGGCTGGACGGCCTCCATCCGGCGGATATGGTCCATGCCTTTTTCCCGGCTCATATAGAGGGTTGGCAGGATGTTCTCCATCGCCGCGAAGTTGCGCCGGTTCAGTGACAGCCGCAGGTGATCCAGCACCGGTGAGATCAGCCAGTGCTCGTAGAGCAGCTGGCCTTCCCCGTAATCCACATAGGGGATATCCCGCAGGAGAAGCAGCTCCAGCACCGCCCGGTTGCTGCTAGAGGCACGGTAGAGCAGGGCAAAATCGCGGTATTCCCTGTTTCCGCTGTCCACTTGGCTGACAATATGTTCAACAATCTGCTCGGCTTCCTCGTCCGCAGTCTGCGGGCGCAGATACCGGGGCTGGCTGCCGTTGTTTTTGGCGGCCTGCAGGGTTTTGGAGCGCCGCCGCAGGTTATGGCGGATGATGCCGTTGCCAAGGCCGACAATAGCCGGGCCGGAGCGGTAGTTGATATCCAGCGTGATTACCTTGGCGCCCGGGTAGAGCTTCTCGAATTCAAGGATGAACTCACTGCGCGCGCCGTTGAATGAATAGATCGTCTGGTCATCATCGCCGACAACCATCAGATTATGCTGCGGATGGGCTATCATTTTGACCAGCTCATATTGCAACGCATTCGTATCCTGAAATTCGTCGACCATGACATACTGGAATTTCTGCTGCAGCTCTTGCAGCAGCGCGGACTGCTCCCGCAGCATTTTGTATGCGATCAGCAGCACATCGTCGAAATCGATTTTGAAATTATCAGTTTTCCATTGCTCGTACAGGACCAGGATTGCCTTCATTTCCTGTTCTGCGGTTGTGCCCTCCGGCAGATTCTCCGCTTCGCCCATATTCATCTTGCAGGAAGAGAGCAGGGCGAGCAGCATTTCCGGCGGATAGGCATCCTTCGGCAGCCCCAGCTCCCGCATAATCTGCTTCAGCAGGATATGCTGGCGGCGTGTCTCATGAAAGATGTCCTGCCGCAGTCCTTGTCTTCTCAGGAAATAGAGAAAAAAGGAGTGGAACGTGCGGGCCTGGAGACGGGCGGCATCGCTCTCCTCAACACCAGGCAGCAAGGCGATACGCTCACGCATTTCTGCAGCCGCCTTACTCGAGAAGGTAAGCAGCAGCATCCGGCTGGGCGAGATGCCCCGTACCGACAGCAAATAGCCGGTCCTGCAGATCAGCACCGAGGTTTTACCGGAGCCTGCCCCGGCCAGTGTCAGCAGCGGCCCCTGATGATGGCGTACTGCCGCAATCTGCGGCTGATTGAGCAGTATGCCCCCTTCTTCCAGCCTGCGGAAATAAGCGGCATCACTTTCCTCCGGCTTCACCATCTCGCGGCTGGTCCGGGCTGAAGCGATGGCCGCCTGGGGAATGCGCTCACCGGTTGCGC encodes:
- a CDS encoding ABC transporter substrate-binding protein, whose product is MKKSWYGSAFLLLSISLVVILSGCSSKGDAAASGEAAGNQPKTLKIKIADTNTNPVFRVAADKGFFKKHGIDAEIITFASPAEGVNALFIKQVDVAYGADFPVLNAVSKGGYSIIASAGQATDQAAAAWKLYVRDDIQSAADLKGKNLSFIRGTFIPYLWDEYLKEQGIALSDVTLTGQGGFDEAFIALKQGDIDAAWVIGSALVDKLAALQGVHELSDMSKTPVRLGMGLVSGDEFVKANPKGIGEFLAAVDEASAYAQAHPDEVADLMYAEVKQPKENTLKDLPLNPWIIGFTPAAYDSLAGQKKYMIDAGIIEKDFDLESTLNLEPLKQVLPDTVTYGK
- a CDS encoding ABC transporter ATP-binding protein, translated to MSTLVSQSQHTIQIEKLRKSYSEQTAGDVHYIIKDVNLVIRGGEFFVLLGPSGCGKSTLLNMIAGFVSKSGGNLKVDNVEIDRPGRDRAVVFQQADSSLFPWLTVRENVEFGLRMKKTPKAERRRISDRYIGLVGLNGHEEKFPKELSGGMKQRVQLARVLANDPAILLMDEPFGALDAMTRRTMQKELVNIWRETHKTVIFVTHDIQEALLLGERIGIMSVGPSSNITDIYDNALPFPRDVASPEFYSLYNQIQGHFEE
- a CDS encoding ABC transporter permease, translated to MKWVEKKWVSVSLLWIVALGIWQLGAAIYGPDVIPGPWATLKGGRELVSDGTLMQYIGISFYRVLVGWVLGSLLAIPVGLIIGKVNIIRIFAEPFLNFIRFIPPIAFITLFLVWFGIGEQSKIALILYATFFIVVLNTLTGVMSVEEDKIRSARSMGASEWQILLHVIVPATTPYIFTGIRLAMGTSYMAIIGAEMIASNEGVGYLIWNSRLFFRTDWIFVGLFCLGFMGFFTDRLFGWFGRKVLYRYGVVSVAARKR
- a CDS encoding ATP-binding protein, producing MKDLITEESILQVLRGFNKWWETGKVPDDFAKPTKRFAYYDAKQSFEHIDIRRHVILTGPRRVGKSTIMYQTIHDLLNANVPQKNVIYVSFDHPILKMSEMDKILKIFINNVAIDEHIYLFLDEIQYAHDWNGWLKTIYDTFPTYRVMATGSASPILSEKMPESGVGRWTQIRIPTLSFYEYLEIREIPVPSIDKAIGPTSLSTMTSAELTQLMKDLEPVEKHFHRYLLIGGFPEIARTDDISYAQRIIREDVVDKVLKRDMVSLFNVRNIDELERIFLYLCMTTGDIMEATTIASNMGITRPTVVKYMTLLELANLIYMSYPVQMTGKKLLNSKPKVYLADPAIRNAVLVKGEEVLQDPDQMGKIVESAVYKHISTFYYNFNPRVGYYRDSGTQKEIDIVIMLPSSKILIEVKYREDSRLKETEAIVDWSQKDGPAASLLITKNSDDFGLFGHTPIMRIPAFAFLYLLGHAEKHRYKKII
- a CDS encoding ABC transporter substrate-binding protein — protein: MKKRFKQQLSMGLMLSLLVLLLAACSNSEAKADETGNSAGTELSLSEIEAAAKTEGAVVSVGMPDSWANWKDTWTDITGKYGITHTDTDMSSAEEIAKFEAEKDKPTADIGDVGIAFGPVAVDKGVTLPYKTSYWDEIPDWAKDKDGNWIVGYQGSIAFLTNTKLVADPPKSWEDLKNGSYKIIVGDVTKAAQAQMAVLAAAIAFGGDETNIEPGIAFFEDLAKKGRLSNAEASLANIEKGEVEMTLLWDFNALNYRDQIGKDGFDVAIPQEGSVVSGYATIINKWAPHPNAAKLIREYILSDEGQINLAKGYARPIRDSVKLPEDVAAKLLPKEEYVNAKPVSDYKAWEETAKSIPQLWQERVLVHLN
- a CDS encoding ABC transporter permease, with the translated sequence MKQRQRGVILALLPFVLMVLAFQVVPLLSMLTGSFRREDGTGFTLGNYLHAVQSAYYMQAIKNSLLISVASSVIGIVAGLLCAYCITRFTPAVRDRLLMLSNMTSNFAGVPLAFAYIILLGNNGVFTLLFKQWGWSVFSDFNLYSWSGLILVYVYFQIPLALLLLYPAFYGIREQWKEAAALLGAGSWQFWRTVGLPVLSPAIFGTLGILFANAMGAYATAYALVGGNYNLLAVRIGSLVAGDVVTQPQMGSTLAVLLALSTLLAVYLNQRMVRLTEGFTSKPPRKRAWRREASAGIRAAALEEAGQ
- a CDS encoding ABC transporter permease, translating into MNTRRSGLAPRTFMLLLMVYLLLPLLATGLYAFAENWQNTLLPEAWTFGWFGEMFKDIRFLEALWTSLYLCLITVVLSLAVMLPSVFVITVYFPRWESFMKGIVVLPYAVPGVVAAVGLIRAYSSGPLNISGTAYLLVGAYFVVILPYMYQGIRNSLLSVSAVELLNAAELLGARRRSAFVNVILPNIWPGVIVSALLSFSVLFGEFVLTNMLVGGHIQTIQVYLYRRVGESGHLASTIAISYFVFILLLSALLMRLGTLGKR
- a CDS encoding ABC transporter ATP-binding protein, which encodes MNDYLKLEGIRKRFGDAQVLNGVDLSVAEGELVTLLGPSGCGKSTLLRCIAGLAELDGGSIVLERRELTSLPPRSRDVGMVFQSYALFPNLTVSQNVEYGMRMRGMAPAARRSRCRELLAMVDLEEKRDMYPQSLSGGQQQRVALARSLAVQPKLLLLDEPLSALDAKIRKNLRAEIRQIQRRLGMTTLFVTHDQEEALILSDRICIMNQGRIVQEGSPEQLYTAPRTEFAARFMGSYNVLTRAEALTLFRSVRSTADSFAIRPEALRLLPDGEKPEDDMDGMIAVKGTVQSVSVLGNIIRAVVEAAGICLTVDLLNDGRWLRVREDEAVTLMLDPAQLLQLEQEGV